Proteins encoded in a region of the Myxococcus guangdongensis genome:
- a CDS encoding Ig-like domain-containing protein has product MSKTSTRGAAARTRWVLPLLMTAFAGQALAAPVLRHTADQRGDLLMVGNTLAHDCASNVPAPLVGTVGACGSNTNDDAVDVYWTIESGVALANTSVTATQARSRAALVIPTGAVVTYARLYWAAHLSTTTNARTPDLTAEFGRPGVFTQMLTADVSHSYAPNGRYIYESSADVTSLVAANGSGVYEVSDVDSAPLANLNSTDPFSAWALVVFYRHPDAPIRNLTLFDGMDYVSNGNPQTVTLSGFTVPNSGFDAKLGVLAFEGDATRTGDQFRVNGSNISDGANPVNNFFNSTRSVLGTPASHANDLPRLTGASASMSGVDMDVVDITNYVSGGATSMTVTATSSGDAYILGAFATSIATLRPDFTNTYKTATAVNPRSDGSLRGGDLIDYTIVTTNTGDDVSIETILRDPLPAQLAYVPGTLEILTGPNAGPLTDIQGDDVGEVSPTGVITVRLGTGATSTLGGSLQLNQSTSIRFRAVVNAAASGVIANQATITAQGERGAPASSANSSPSTTTTGPTNIVVSVPPAPVVTAPTNGSTVGTNRPVFTGTAEPGSTVSVVIGGVTVCTASAHPTTGAWSCTSSALPEGAHTATVTARDAANNASPATTVNFTTDTVAPDTSIITGPSGSVAATGASFTFTSNESGVTYECSLDGAAFTACTSPTSYTGLAQGSHTFQVRARDAAGNIDPTPASRTWTVDTVAPDTSIVSGPSGLTNSTNATFNFASNEAPVTYQCSLDGTSFTACANPLSITSLSQGSHTLQVRAVDAAGNIDPTPASRTWTVDTTAPDTAITSGPTGTTNSTSATFSFTSTETPALFECSLDGGAFAACTSPTTFSSLSQGNHTLAVRARDSAGNVDATPATRTWTVDTVAPETTIVSGPSGTTASTQATFDFDSNESGVTYECSLDGATFTACTNPMTYTGLSQGSHTLQVRARDGAGNVDATPATRTWTVDTVAPDTSFASTPPSVSNSAVANFQFSSNESGVSYECRLDGAVLFTACSASQSFPGLSQGSHTLEVRAVDAAGNVDPTPATYTWTVDTLAPDTTLSGGPTGTTSNTGATFSFTSTESPQTFQCSLDGAPFTSCTSPTSLSNLADGSHTFAVRAVDAAGNVDPTPATRTWTVDTTAPDTSIVTRPPSVSASANAQFTFSATESPVTYECSLDGAAFSACASSQTFPNLTDGSHTLAVRARDAAGNVDQTPATYTWTVDTTAPDTTIVSGPSGLTNSDSATFGFGSSESGVTYECSLDGATFVACSNPVTFDNLSQGAHTLTVRARDGAGNVDATPASRTWTVDTVAPTTTFTSTPPSITNATSATFGFGSDTDPVTYECSLDGAAFITCSNPRTLTGLSEGSHTLEVRARDTAGNVDASPATYTWTVDTTAPDAPVIDTPANGVVVPTQRPVISGTGTAGTLVTVSVDGVVLGTAPVDALGRWTYTPTVDLGQGLHTAIATATDAAGNVSDDSAPSEFTVDTVAPDAPVITTPADGTTIATATPVYSGTAEPFAQVTVEVDGDVIGTVTANIDGDWSLPSPTALSEGPHTVEATATDSAGNTSDAASNDFTVDLSTPETYIDSGPAAFTRETTASFALRMENGGVSFECSLDGAAFTACTSPLNLTGLSEATHTLAVRAVNALGTVDPSPATYTWTVDLQAPAAPAVVSPANGGTVGTATPTITGTAASDSEVYLEVNGATYGPIPVTASGTWTFTFPTAQPEGPLTLTAVAVDAAGNTSDATSHGFTIDLTPPETFIESGPEALTRETSASFELRSEGDAVGYECSLDGSAYVACTSPVSFTGLADGSHTFSVRAVDAVGNADATPATHTWTVDTTPPDTLIVSGPDSPTRAVDASFELVASEPGSTFECSVDGAAYIACTSPALFEGFAEGEHTLTVRAVDAAGNVDPTPAEYTWTVDLTPPAAPLIASPAPGAVLADGVVTLTGTATDATSVTLTVGGVTYGPIPVNGTGGWSFTPPVTLGDGPYTAVVTATDAAGNTGASASVTFTVDTTAPDTAIDSGPAALTNVASASFVFSSNETPVTFECSLDGATFVACASQATFDNLTDGDHTLAVRAVDAAGNVDATPAEHTWTVDTQAPAVDIDSPAEGSESSVSTVTYSGTAEPGSTVTVTVDGTVIGTFEVDASGTWTLTGSAPLGEGSHTVSVTATDEAGNTSTPVVHTFTVDAEPPQTEFTQTPPTLTNQTSATFGFSSDESPVTYECSLDGAPFGDCQNPTELTGLADGEHTLEVRAKDDDGNVDPTPASYTWTVDTQAPDTRILSGPPLTEAPADATFVFESTEPGSTFECSLDGAAWTACTNPMAFTNLALGAHTLEVRAVDGAGNVDDSPASYSWNITADSDGDGLTDAEELALGTDPNNPDTDGDGLPDGIEVKVAGTDPLDDDTDDDGLLDGNEDANHNGIVDDGETDPKKADTDGDGLADGLELGLTEPQGTDTDPARFTPDADPSTKTDPLNPDTDGGGVFDGIEDANHNGRVDARETDPLFAPDDVDSDMDGIDDATEIALGLDPRNADSDSDGVPDGVDGITDTDGDGLIDALDPDSDNDGVLDGTEMGVTRETAHPHTDQSSPNFRPDEDPSTTTDPKNADTDGDGLKDGEEDTNHNGRVDARETDPNNPDTDGDGLPDGIEVKGENPTDPLDADTDGDGLKDGEEDANHNGRVDPGETDPNNADTDGGGASDGEEVAGGTNPLDGNDDFVVGGGGCTTGGAATLAPLALLLLALPLRRRARRD; this is encoded by the coding sequence ATGTCCAAGACCTCCACTCGCGGCGCCGCGGCGCGAACGCGCTGGGTGCTGCCGCTGCTGATGACCGCCTTCGCGGGCCAGGCGCTGGCGGCGCCGGTGCTCCGCCACACGGCGGACCAGCGCGGCGACCTGTTGATGGTGGGCAACACGCTCGCCCACGACTGCGCCTCCAACGTCCCCGCGCCCCTGGTGGGCACCGTGGGGGCCTGTGGCTCGAACACCAATGACGACGCGGTGGATGTCTATTGGACCATCGAGTCGGGCGTGGCCCTGGCGAACACCTCGGTGACGGCCACGCAGGCGCGCAGCCGGGCGGCGCTGGTGATTCCCACGGGCGCGGTGGTGACGTACGCGCGGCTGTACTGGGCCGCGCACCTGTCCACCACGACGAACGCGCGGACGCCGGACCTCACCGCCGAGTTCGGCCGGCCCGGTGTCTTCACGCAGATGCTGACGGCGGATGTCTCGCACAGCTACGCGCCCAACGGCCGCTACATCTACGAGTCCTCCGCGGACGTCACCAGCCTGGTCGCCGCGAATGGCTCGGGTGTCTACGAGGTGAGCGACGTCGACTCCGCGCCGCTCGCCAACCTCAACAGCACGGACCCGTTCAGCGCCTGGGCGCTGGTGGTCTTCTATCGCCACCCGGACGCGCCCATCCGCAACCTGACGCTGTTCGACGGCATGGACTACGTCAGCAATGGCAATCCGCAGACGGTGACGCTGTCTGGCTTCACCGTGCCGAACTCGGGCTTCGACGCCAAGCTGGGTGTGCTGGCCTTCGAGGGCGACGCGACGCGCACCGGCGACCAGTTCCGCGTCAACGGCAGCAACATCTCCGACGGCGCCAACCCGGTGAACAACTTCTTCAACAGCACCCGCTCGGTGCTCGGCACGCCCGCGAGCCACGCCAACGACTTGCCCCGGCTGACGGGCGCGTCGGCGAGCATGTCCGGCGTGGACATGGACGTGGTGGACATCACCAACTACGTCTCCGGCGGCGCCACGTCCATGACGGTGACGGCGACGTCCTCGGGTGACGCGTACATCCTCGGCGCCTTCGCGACGTCCATCGCCACGCTGCGCCCCGACTTCACCAACACGTACAAGACGGCCACGGCGGTGAACCCGCGCTCGGACGGCTCGCTGCGCGGCGGCGACCTCATCGACTACACCATCGTCACCACCAACACCGGTGACGACGTCAGCATCGAGACCATCCTCCGGGATCCGCTCCCCGCCCAGCTCGCCTACGTCCCGGGCACGCTCGAAATCCTCACCGGCCCCAACGCGGGCCCCCTCACCGACATCCAGGGCGACGACGTGGGCGAGGTCAGCCCCACGGGCGTCATCACGGTGCGGCTGGGCACGGGCGCGACGAGCACCCTGGGTGGCAGCCTGCAGCTCAACCAGAGCACCAGCATCCGCTTCCGCGCCGTGGTGAATGCCGCGGCCTCCGGCGTCATCGCCAACCAGGCCACCATCACGGCCCAGGGCGAGCGTGGCGCGCCGGCGAGCTCGGCCAACAGCTCCCCGTCCACCACCACCACCGGCCCCACCAACATCGTCGTGTCCGTGCCTCCCGCGCCCGTCGTGACGGCGCCGACGAACGGGAGCACCGTGGGCACCAACCGGCCCGTGTTCACCGGCACGGCCGAGCCCGGCAGCACCGTCAGCGTGGTGATCGGGGGCGTCACCGTCTGCACCGCCTCGGCGCACCCCACCACCGGCGCCTGGTCCTGCACCAGCAGCGCGCTCCCGGAGGGGGCCCACACGGCCACGGTGACGGCTCGGGACGCGGCCAACAACGCCAGTCCGGCCACCACGGTGAACTTCACCACCGACACCGTCGCGCCCGACACCAGCATCATCACCGGTCCCTCGGGCTCGGTGGCGGCGACCGGCGCGAGCTTCACCTTCACCTCCAACGAGAGCGGCGTGACGTATGAGTGCAGCCTGGACGGCGCGGCCTTCACGGCCTGCACCTCGCCCACCAGCTACACGGGGCTCGCGCAGGGCTCCCACACCTTCCAGGTGCGCGCCCGGGATGCGGCCGGCAACATCGACCCGACGCCGGCCAGTCGGACCTGGACCGTGGACACCGTGGCTCCGGACACCAGCATCGTCAGCGGCCCCAGCGGCCTGACGAACAGCACGAACGCGACGTTCAACTTCGCCTCCAACGAGGCCCCGGTGACGTACCAGTGCTCGCTGGACGGGACCTCCTTCACGGCGTGCGCCAACCCGTTGAGCATCACGAGCCTGTCGCAGGGCAGCCACACGCTCCAGGTGAGGGCGGTGGACGCCGCCGGCAACATCGACCCCACGCCCGCAAGCCGGACGTGGACCGTGGACACCACGGCGCCGGACACCGCCATCACCTCGGGCCCGACGGGGACGACCAACTCCACCAGCGCCACGTTCTCCTTCACCTCCACGGAGACGCCCGCGCTCTTCGAGTGCAGCCTGGACGGTGGGGCCTTCGCCGCGTGCACCTCGCCCACGACCTTCAGCAGCCTGTCCCAGGGCAACCACACGCTGGCGGTCCGCGCGCGCGACAGCGCCGGCAACGTGGACGCGACGCCGGCCACCCGCACGTGGACCGTCGACACCGTGGCGCCCGAGACGACCATCGTCAGCGGTCCGTCCGGGACGACGGCCTCCACGCAGGCGACGTTCGACTTCGACTCCAACGAGAGCGGCGTGACGTACGAGTGCTCACTCGACGGGGCGACCTTCACCGCCTGCACGAACCCGATGACGTACACGGGGCTGTCGCAGGGCAGCCACACCCTGCAGGTCCGCGCGCGTGACGGCGCGGGCAACGTGGACGCGACGCCGGCCACCCGCACGTGGACCGTCGACACCGTGGCCCCCGACACGTCCTTCGCCAGCACCCCGCCGTCGGTGTCCAACTCGGCGGTGGCCAACTTCCAGTTCAGCTCCAACGAGAGCGGCGTGAGCTACGAGTGCCGCCTGGATGGCGCGGTGCTGTTCACCGCGTGCTCCGCGTCGCAGAGCTTCCCGGGCCTGTCGCAGGGCAGCCACACCCTCGAGGTCCGCGCCGTGGATGCCGCGGGCAACGTGGACCCCACCCCGGCCACCTACACGTGGACCGTCGACACCCTCGCGCCGGACACCACCCTCTCGGGTGGCCCGACGGGGACGACGTCGAACACCGGCGCGACGTTCAGCTTCACCTCCACCGAGAGCCCGCAGACGTTCCAGTGCTCGCTCGACGGGGCGCCGTTCACGTCGTGCACCAGCCCGACGTCGCTGTCGAACCTGGCGGACGGCTCGCACACCTTCGCGGTTCGCGCGGTGGATGCCGCGGGCAACGTGGACCCCACGCCGGCCACCCGCACGTGGACGGTGGACACCACGGCGCCGGATACGAGCATCGTCACCCGCCCGCCGAGCGTCTCCGCCTCGGCGAACGCCCAGTTCACCTTCAGCGCCACCGAGTCGCCGGTGACGTACGAGTGCTCGCTCGACGGCGCGGCCTTCAGCGCCTGCGCCTCCTCGCAGACCTTCCCCAACCTCACGGACGGCTCGCACACGCTGGCGGTTCGCGCGCGGGATGCCGCGGGCAACGTGGACCAGACGCCCGCGACCTACACCTGGACGGTGGACACCACCGCGCCGGACACGACCATCGTCAGCGGGCCCTCCGGGCTGACGAACAGCGACAGCGCGACGTTCGGCTTCGGCAGCTCGGAGTCCGGCGTCACCTACGAGTGCTCGCTGGACGGCGCCACGTTCGTCGCCTGCTCCAACCCCGTGACGTTCGACAACCTGTCCCAGGGCGCCCACACCCTCACCGTGCGCGCGCGTGACGGCGCGGGCAACGTGGATGCGACGCCGGCCAGCCGCACGTGGACCGTCGACACCGTGGCGCCCACCACCACGTTCACCAGCACCCCGCCCTCCATCACCAACGCCACCTCCGCCACGTTCGGCTTCGGCAGCGACACGGACCCGGTGACGTATGAGTGCTCACTGGACGGCGCGGCGTTCATCACCTGCTCCAACCCCCGCACCCTCACGGGCCTGTCCGAAGGCAGCCACACCCTGGAGGTCCGCGCGCGCGACACCGCGGGCAACGTGGACGCTTCGCCCGCGACGTACACGTGGACCGTGGACACGACGGCGCCGGACGCGCCCGTCATCGACACGCCCGCCAACGGCGTCGTGGTGCCCACGCAGCGCCCGGTCATCTCCGGCACGGGGACGGCGGGCACGCTGGTGACGGTGTCCGTGGACGGCGTCGTCCTGGGCACCGCGCCCGTGGATGCGCTGGGCCGCTGGACGTACACCCCCACCGTGGACCTGGGACAGGGGCTCCACACGGCGATTGCCACGGCCACCGATGCCGCGGGCAACGTGAGCGACGACAGCGCTCCCTCCGAGTTCACCGTGGACACGGTGGCTCCCGACGCGCCGGTCATCACCACCCCCGCGGACGGCACCACCATCGCCACCGCGACGCCCGTCTACTCCGGCACCGCGGAGCCCTTCGCGCAGGTGACGGTGGAGGTGGACGGGGACGTGATTGGCACCGTGACGGCGAACATCGACGGCGACTGGAGCCTGCCCAGCCCGACGGCGCTGAGCGAGGGCCCGCACACGGTGGAGGCCACCGCGACGGACTCCGCCGGCAACACCAGCGACGCGGCGTCCAACGACTTCACCGTCGACCTGTCCACGCCGGAGACGTACATCGACTCCGGCCCCGCGGCCTTCACGCGCGAGACGACTGCGTCCTTCGCGCTCCGCATGGAGAACGGCGGCGTGTCGTTCGAGTGCAGCCTGGATGGCGCGGCCTTCACGGCCTGCACCAGCCCGCTGAACCTCACCGGCCTCTCCGAGGCCACCCACACCCTCGCGGTCCGCGCCGTCAACGCGCTGGGCACCGTGGACCCGTCGCCCGCGACGTACACGTGGACGGTGGACCTGCAGGCGCCCGCGGCCCCCGCTGTCGTCTCGCCGGCGAACGGTGGCACGGTGGGCACAGCGACGCCCACCATCACCGGCACGGCCGCGTCGGACAGTGAGGTCTACCTGGAGGTGAACGGCGCCACCTACGGCCCCATCCCCGTGACGGCCTCCGGCACGTGGACCTTCACCTTCCCCACCGCGCAGCCCGAGGGCCCGCTCACGCTCACCGCCGTCGCGGTGGACGCCGCGGGTAACACCTCCGACGCGACGTCGCACGGCTTCACCATCGACCTGACGCCGCCGGAGACGTTCATCGAGTCCGGTCCGGAGGCGCTCACCCGTGAGACGTCGGCCAGCTTCGAGCTGCGCTCCGAGGGCGACGCGGTGGGCTACGAGTGCAGCCTGGATGGCTCGGCCTACGTGGCCTGTACCTCGCCGGTGAGCTTCACGGGCCTGGCGGACGGCTCGCACACCTTCTCGGTGCGCGCGGTGGACGCCGTGGGCAACGCGGACGCGACGCCCGCGACCCACACCTGGACGGTGGACACCACCCCGCCGGACACGCTCATCGTGTCCGGTCCGGACTCGCCCACCCGCGCCGTGGACGCCTCGTTCGAGCTGGTCGCCAGCGAGCCGGGCTCCACCTTCGAGTGCAGCGTGGATGGCGCGGCGTACATCGCCTGCACCAGCCCGGCCCTGTTCGAGGGCTTCGCCGAGGGTGAGCACACCCTGACGGTGCGCGCGGTGGACGCGGCGGGCAACGTGGACCCCACGCCCGCCGAGTACACGTGGACGGTGGACCTGACGCCGCCGGCCGCGCCGCTCATCGCCTCTCCCGCTCCGGGCGCGGTGCTGGCTGACGGCGTGGTGACGCTCACGGGCACGGCCACCGACGCGACGTCGGTGACGCTGACGGTGGGCGGAGTGACCTACGGCCCCATCCCCGTGAATGGCACCGGTGGGTGGTCCTTCACGCCGCCCGTGACGCTGGGTGACGGGCCGTACACGGCGGTCGTCACCGCGACGGACGCCGCGGGCAACACCGGCGCGTCGGCGAGCGTCACCTTCACGGTGGACACGACGGCGCCCGACACGGCCATCGACAGCGGCCCCGCGGCCCTGACGAACGTGGCCTCCGCGTCCTTCGTCTTCTCCTCGAACGAGACGCCGGTGACCTTCGAGTGCAGCCTGGACGGCGCGACCTTCGTCGCGTGCGCTTCCCAGGCGACGTTCGACAACCTCACGGACGGCGACCACACCCTCGCGGTGCGCGCCGTGGACGCCGCGGGCAACGTGGACGCGACGCCCGCGGAGCATACCTGGACGGTGGACACCCAGGCGCCGGCCGTGGACATCGACTCGCCGGCCGAAGGCTCGGAGTCGAGCGTCTCGACGGTGACGTACTCGGGCACGGCGGAGCCGGGCAGCACCGTCACCGTGACGGTGGACGGCACCGTGATTGGCACCTTCGAGGTGGATGCCTCGGGCACGTGGACGCTGACGGGGAGCGCGCCGCTCGGCGAGGGCTCGCACACCGTCTCCGTCACCGCGACGGACGAGGCCGGCAACACCAGCACGCCCGTCGTCCACACCTTCACCGTGGACGCCGAGCCGCCGCAGACGGAGTTCACCCAGACGCCGCCCACGCTGACGAACCAGACCTCGGCCACGTTCGGGTTCAGCTCGGACGAGTCCCCGGTGACGTACGAGTGCAGCCTGGACGGCGCGCCCTTCGGCGATTGCCAGAACCCCACCGAGCTGACGGGCCTGGCCGACGGCGAGCACACGCTCGAGGTCCGCGCGAAGGATGACGACGGCAACGTGGATCCGACGCCCGCGTCGTACACGTGGACGGTGGACACCCAGGCGCCGGACACCCGCATCCTCAGCGGCCCGCCGCTCACGGAGGCGCCCGCCGACGCCACGTTCGTCTTCGAGTCCACCGAGCCCGGCTCCACCTTCGAGTGCAGCCTGGACGGCGCGGCCTGGACGGCGTGCACCAACCCCATGGCCTTCACGAACCTGGCGCTCGGGGCGCACACCCTGGAGGTTCGCGCGGTGGACGGCGCGGGCAACGTGGATGACTCGCCGGCCTCCTACTCGTGGAACATCACGGCGGACTCGGATGGTGACGGCCTGACGGACGCGGAGGAGCTCGCGCTCGGCACGGACCCGAACAACCCCGACACGGACGGCGACGGCCTGCCGGACGGCATCGAGGTGAAGGTCGCGGGCACGGACCCGCTCGACGACGACACGGATGACGACGGCCTGCTGGATGGCAACGAGGACGCCAACCACAACGGCATCGTCGACGACGGTGAGACGGACCCGAAGAAGGCGGACACGGACGGCGACGGACTGGCGGACGGCCTGGAGCTGGGCCTCACCGAGCCGCAGGGCACCGACACGGACCCGGCGCGCTTCACGCCGGACGCGGACCCGTCGACGAAGACGGACCCGCTCAACCCCGACACGGATGGCGGCGGCGTGTTCGACGGCATCGAGGACGCCAACCACAACGGCCGCGTCGACGCGCGGGAGACGGACCCGCTCTTCGCGCCCGACGACGTGGACTCCGACATGGACGGCATCGATGACGCGACCGAGATTGCGCTGGGCCTCGACCCGCGCAACGCAGACTCCGACTCCGACGGTGTGCCGGATGGCGTGGATGGCATCACCGACACGGATGGGGACGGCCTCATCGACGCGTTGGACCCGGACAGCGACAACGACGGCGTGCTGGACGGCACCGAGATGGGCGTGACGCGCGAGACGGCGCACCCGCACACGGACCAGAGCTCGCCGAACTTCCGTCCGGACGAGGACCCCAGCACCACCACCGACCCGAAGAACGCGGACACGGATGGTGACGGCCTGAAGGACGGCGAGGAGGACACCAACCACAACGGCCGCGTCGACGCGCGGGAGACGGACCCGAACAACCCCGACACGGACGGTGACGGCCTGCCCGACGGCATCGAGGTGAAGGGCGAGAACCCCACGGACCCGCTCGACGCGGACACGGACGGGGACGGCCTGAAGGACGGCGAGGAGGACGCGAACCACAACGGCCGCGTCGACCCGGGCGAGACGGACCCGAACAACGCCGACACGGACGGGGGCGGCGCCAGCGACGGCGAGGAGGTCGCCGGTGGCACCAACCCGCTGGACGGCAATGACGACTTCGTCGTCGGCGGAGGCGGCTGCACCACGGGCGGCGCGGCCACCCTCGCTCCGCTGGCCCTGCTGCTCCTGGCGCTGCCGCTGCGTCGCCGGGCGCGTCGCGACTGA
- a CDS encoding glycosyltransferase family 2 protein yields the protein MELFPIHLLFIVVLMNRYILGPFLRRVRGRSIDQVDEAYRPRVAIVIPLFNEGQGIFTAVRSLLEQDYPHELLQIVVVDDCSKDDSYAWAMKAAEGHSNVLVMRNPENLGKRKGINRAVKAAVDAEIIVSVDSDVIVDRSAVRRLVRRFTHSRIAAVGGRTYVTNRHQNWLTRMVEIKFHFAQQWLKDLERSFRQVMCLSGCLTAYRRDVLLELEPILEARSIAGVPIKYGEDRFLTRQIVKHDYETVYTLDAFCFTAAPATLAGYFSQQLRWRRSNLVDLLGGLSHAWRLHPVITIHYVSQLALLLAYPVVIVHNVLTGEFLDILAFHFLVIGLLGIIYRLETRHLPEERRVHGACFLPMALLMPVTYALFTPLALLTLDSGSWETRGSASTAPAPSPVANRGELPTDPAGEGSP from the coding sequence ATGGAGCTCTTTCCCATCCACCTGCTGTTCATCGTCGTGCTGATGAACCGCTACATCCTGGGGCCGTTCCTGCGCCGCGTGCGGGGTCGCAGCATCGACCAGGTGGACGAGGCGTACCGTCCGCGGGTCGCCATCGTCATCCCCCTCTTCAACGAGGGCCAGGGCATCTTCACGGCCGTCCGCAGCCTGCTGGAGCAGGACTATCCCCACGAGCTCCTGCAGATCGTCGTGGTGGACGACTGCTCCAAGGATGACAGCTACGCGTGGGCGATGAAGGCCGCCGAGGGCCACTCCAACGTGCTCGTCATGCGCAACCCGGAGAACCTGGGCAAGCGCAAGGGCATCAACCGGGCCGTGAAGGCCGCGGTGGACGCGGAGATCATCGTCTCGGTGGACTCGGACGTCATCGTGGACCGCTCCGCCGTGCGGCGCCTGGTGCGCCGCTTCACGCACTCGCGCATCGCCGCGGTGGGCGGCCGCACCTACGTGACGAACCGCCACCAGAACTGGCTGACGCGCATGGTGGAGATCAAGTTCCACTTTGCCCAGCAGTGGCTCAAGGATTTGGAGCGCAGCTTCCGTCAGGTGATGTGCCTGTCGGGCTGCCTCACCGCGTACCGCCGCGACGTGCTGCTGGAGCTGGAGCCCATCCTGGAGGCGCGCTCCATCGCGGGCGTGCCCATCAAGTACGGCGAGGACCGCTTCCTCACGCGGCAGATCGTCAAGCACGACTATGAGACCGTCTACACGCTGGACGCGTTCTGCTTCACCGCCGCGCCGGCGACGCTCGCGGGCTACTTCTCCCAGCAGCTGCGGTGGCGGCGCTCCAACCTGGTGGACCTGCTGGGCGGCCTGTCCCACGCGTGGAGGCTGCACCCGGTCATCACCATCCACTACGTGTCGCAGCTCGCGCTGCTGCTCGCCTACCCCGTCGTCATCGTCCACAACGTCCTGACGGGCGAGTTCTTGGACATCCTCGCGTTCCACTTCCTGGTCATCGGCCTGTTGGGAATCATCTACCGGCTGGAGACGCGGCACCTGCCGGAGGAGCGGCGGGTGCATGGGGCGTGCTTCCTGCCCATGGCCCTGCTGATGCCGGTGACGTACGCGCTCTTCACGCCGCTGGCGCTGCTGACGCTGGACTCCGGGAGCTGGGAGACGCGGGGCAGTGCCAGCACCGCGCCGGCCCCCAGTCCCGTGGCCAACCGCGGCGAGCTGCCGACCGACCCCGCTGGTGAGGGCTCTCCATGA
- a CDS encoding phosphatase domain-containing protein: MDPHAATKKLETLRTLMAGHTDASEERRILDLLRDATPTELNYLLANVDLESLLGDLDDRVFGPDHHTILMKLLCRERAQELALPVRASLVTAIQKGGTPFTAEQCIRDLFLGVRGRELTAFKNLLDAGNNHQDLEKLLFDDVDNAALREEILGHIQQEARTAPSGESKVLSDIDDTFYANLKDSRYPSKTVYPGVLAFYAELDRGPGIIPGREGDLTFVTARPMDPLGAVENLTFDSLRKHGVPPHVVLSGSLTHLLGNSRIAAKKFDNFQRYLRCFPEYSFVFVGDSGQGDVEFGDRMLRHAPEAVHAVFIHDVVDTPETTRRAWLDKRIHFFDTYVGAAVDAFAVGLISRDGLARVALAARESMEGIAFTSAAQRDARKTELLRDLQRADALTSPSPPAAH, encoded by the coding sequence ATGGATCCACACGCCGCGACGAAGAAGCTGGAGACCTTGCGCACGCTCATGGCCGGGCACACCGACGCCAGCGAGGAGCGGCGCATCCTGGACCTGCTGCGTGACGCGACGCCCACCGAGCTGAACTACCTGTTGGCCAACGTCGACCTGGAGTCGCTCCTGGGAGATCTGGACGACCGCGTCTTTGGCCCGGACCACCACACCATCCTCATGAAGCTGCTCTGCCGGGAGCGGGCCCAGGAGCTGGCGCTGCCCGTGCGCGCGAGCCTGGTGACGGCCATCCAGAAGGGCGGCACGCCGTTCACCGCCGAGCAGTGCATCCGCGACCTCTTCCTCGGCGTGCGCGGCCGGGAGCTGACCGCCTTCAAGAACCTGCTCGACGCCGGCAACAACCACCAGGACCTGGAGAAGCTGCTCTTCGACGACGTGGACAACGCGGCGCTGCGCGAGGAGATCCTCGGCCACATCCAGCAGGAGGCCCGCACGGCGCCCAGTGGCGAGAGCAAGGTGCTCAGCGACATCGACGACACCTTCTACGCCAACCTCAAGGACAGCCGGTACCCGTCCAAGACGGTGTACCCGGGCGTGCTCGCCTTCTACGCGGAGCTGGACCGGGGGCCGGGCATCATCCCCGGGCGCGAGGGTGACCTCACCTTCGTCACCGCGCGCCCCATGGACCCGCTGGGCGCGGTGGAGAACCTGACGTTCGACAGCCTGCGCAAGCACGGGGTGCCGCCCCACGTGGTGCTGTCCGGCAGCCTCACGCACCTGCTGGGCAACTCGCGCATCGCCGCGAAGAAGTTCGACAACTTCCAGCGCTACCTGCGCTGCTTCCCGGAGTACAGCTTCGTCTTCGTGGGCGACAGCGGCCAGGGCGACGTGGAGTTCGGCGACCGGATGCTCCGCCACGCGCCGGAGGCGGTGCACGCCGTCTTCATCCATGACGTGGTGGACACCCCGGAGACGACGCGGCGGGCCTGGCTCGACAAGCGCATCCACTTCTTCGACACCTACGTGGGCGCGGCGGTGGACGCGTTCGCGGTGGGCCTCATCTCCCGGGATGGCCTCGCCCGCGTGGCGCTCGCCGCGCGCGAGTCCATGGAGGGCATCGCCTTCACCTCCGCGGCCCAGCGCGACGCACGCAAGACGGAGCTCCTGCGCGACCTGCAGCGCGCGGACGCCCTGACGTCGCCCTCGCCGCCCGCGGCGCACTGA